Part of the Granulicella arctica genome, CGAACTTGCCCAAGGGATCGTTGACCTTATCACTCAGATGCAGAAGGGAAAGGCAGCCTAAATCATGGCAAACGTACCCCCGCCCGTCAAAAAGTCCCGCAAGGGTCCACCACCCGCCGTCGATCTAACTGTTGGCAATCTAGAGAAGTCTGAATCTGGTTCGCTTAAACCACTTAACTTCAAAGTACCCGCCGATTTCCACCGGGAGTTCAAGGTCTACGCTTCGCAGCAGGGAATCAGCATGTTGGACCTTCTGCAGGAAGGTTTCAGAGCCATCAGGGAACGGCGCGGCTAGAACGAAATAACGAATTACGTAAATAACTAAAAGTTAGAGGCATGAATGGCAAGGAAGCCAAAGGGAGACGCTCTCAAAGGGAGCTACGCGGACAAGCTGATCGACGCGGCTGTCGACATTCGTATGAGTCCGGAAGCTGTTGAACGTTCCTATATGGCGCGCCAGCTCGTACAGTGCACCCTTCCTCATTCCGACCCAGGAGATGTCTCCGTTTGGGCGCGCACGAATGGACATCTCACCTTAGCGATCCGTCCTTATGTCGATCTAAAGACGCGCAAGCCTCTTTACCCTTATGGTTCGATTCCTCGCCTGCTTCTCTTTTGGCTTGTCACGGAAGCTACTCAGAAGAAGAACCGGCGCATTCGTCTCGGAAACAGCCTGGATTCATTTATGAGAGAGATCGGCCTGAGCCCACGGACTGGGGGAGGGAAGCGTGGGGATGCCGCGAGGCTTCACTCGCAGATGGAGCGTCTGTTCCGGGCTATCGTCACGTTTGAGGATAAGCGTGAATGGAGTAAGAGCTACGTCGACATGCAGATTGCACCCCGTGGCACACTCTGGTGGGATCCTGCGCGATCGCAGCAAGACAATCTCTGGGAGAGTTGGGTCGAGTTGGGGGAAGACTTTTATGCCGCCATCACCGCGGCTCCCGTCCCGGTTGATATGCGAGCCCTTCGAGCGTTGAAGCGATCTCCGCTGGCCCTCGACCTATACGCTTGGCTCGCTCACACTGCGTTCAGTGCCAATCGGAAACGTGAACCCCGAATCATTCCTTGGGAGGGGCTACACGGACAAATGGGGGCCGAGTACGCGGAGGTCCGTCAATTTCGGGCCAAGGTTCTGCTTGCTCTCAAGAAGATCCAGCTTGTCTATCCGACCCTCAAACTGGAGACCACCACCTCAGCACTGATCGTGCATCCCTCACCTACTGCAATTCCTGCCAAGTCTTGAGTTTTACTATTTCCACTACGGTGAAACGGTGACGCTGGAACATTGACGTTTTCACTTTTCCACGGTGAAACGGTGACACCTCTACGGTGAAACGGTGACGTCTCTACGGTGAAACGGTGACGCTTTTTCGCTGCATATAAGGAAGCCTGTAGTTAAGCCTTTAGTTCTTGCTTGTAGTTTTTATTTATCCAATAGTTGATGACGCTAATCGGTGGAGTTGTGAAAGAACAAACAACAAGACAAAAACGTCCCATAGAGGGTGGGGTTATACGGTGGTTGCGACTAACGATCAGAATCCACTATGAATCAAGCGAGAAGCACCCGCCACGCTCGACGAATAGCAAATATGATCCCAGCCCCATGCAAGCTCATCGATGCTGTCTACAGGCCAATCTGACAGCCGTTCTCTATTTTGAATTGTGGCAGGATTGGTTAGCTCCGTATCCAGGCTAGGCCTTTAGCTAGAATGTGGGCTACGCGGTTCTGACCCGAAGTTCTCATGCCAGAATGTTTTGCCCATCATGTCGAGAACGCAGAAGAAGTACAAACCAATCAAACGAGCCGTGGATCTCATGCTCTGATGGCGTCTCAAGGAGCATGATCGTCAGTCCTAAATCCCAAACCGGACAGAGAGCGCATGTAGAACGGATGCTCGCTCGTGCCGAACGACGCAGTCGGCAGGCATTGAAAATTGTCGAAAAATGGAAAGGGAGACTCGCCAACTTGGAGCGGGAAGGCGTCGCAGCGAAGCAGGCGAAACTCTGGACCGACTATCCGCAGGTGTAGGGAAGGGACTAAACATCAGCTCGGCGGGTTTATTTCGTTTTGTCTTGTAATCCTTCCATGAGCGCATTTGGTTTTCCGCCGCGTGCCAGATGACCGTGGTAGCAGCTTCGCAACGCCCAGACCGCAAGGTACGTGTAGTAGGGCCGGTTCCGAAAGGAGCGCATGTGAATCCCGTTGAACTCAACAACGTCTTCCAGCAAAGCCGTATTGCTGATGAAGAATTCTGCGTCCGGCTGAAGGATGAGTCCCAAATCTTCAAAATCGAACGTCTCGGGAAGCTCCAGATTTTCGTCCATAATTGCCCTTTCTACCGACATGCCGGGGGTACTGAAACCGTAACACGTACTATAGTAGATGTTACGCGAGGCTTCGGCAGGGAACGATGGCTATGTGGCCAGACCCATCGGAGCAGCTGTCGAGCGTACGGCCAAAACCTCCGAGGAGGCTTTCGGCCGCGCGGTAACAGAGTTGCGAATGGAGAAGAGCCTGACCCAGGATGATTTGGCTCATGCGCTCGGATATCACCTCAGCTATATCGGGCAGATTGAACGTGGCCGGAAGAGCCCCACGTTGCGCACCATGGTCAACATCGCCCAGGTGTTCGGAATCCCGCTAAGCCAACTAATCTCTTTAGCAGAGCAGCACCAAAACGCTTTGTGATTCCCACCAGAAATCCTGGTACTAGGCCTTCTCTGTCCGGACAAGGAAGAGATTGAGATGGCTCCGTCGGTATCGTGTTTCACCCGACCTGAAGAGTGTGTCCGACTGCAGCGCTATCGTGTTTCACCCGACTGACTTCGGCGGCTACGAGTCGATGTGGAGCTGACCTGAACCAGGTGATGATACCGGGCTTCGAATAACGCCCAAATCAGTCAGAAATGCTTTCCATTCGTATCGCGTTTGACTCGACGTAAAACAATTTTTGCGACTACGGCGACTATCGTGTTTCACCCGACCGAAGCTCGTGCACGATGCTTACCGGATCAGTTCAATGACAGTAGGGGCATGAGTAAGGATGCGGCGGTTATTCACTACGGCGCAGTTAACCAACGTCATATTCCATGCTGATTCTCGACCATGACCACCGTGGATGTGCCCAAAAACGTGCAGCTTCGGCTTTACCCGGAGGAGAGCGCCGAGCAGATTCTGGCATCCATGATATCTGCCCAGGATGTCATTTTTATCCAGCGTCCCATAAGGCGCTTCATGAGTGATGAGCACATCCGTATCTTCGGGAATACGATCCCAGTGTTTGCGCATACTGGCTCCTCGTTCCACCCCGAACGCCCACTCCTCGCCGATTACGGAGTTCACCGGAGATCCCCAGAAGTTCATTCCTTCTAGACGAACACCGGAATCCTGAAGGTAGATGGCTTCGGTAAGGTGTGCGCGAGCTAGTTTAGGTTTGCGATCGAAGAGCAGATCGTGATTGCCGGCGATGACCAGCTTGTGCCGGAAGGGAAGTGATCCCAGCCAGGCGTTGAAGTCATCCACCTCTTCAATTGTGCGGCCGTCGAAGTCTCCGGAGTGAATCAGGATGTCGCCCGCAGGAACGCTCAATCTGCGGTGGAAGCCATGAGTGTCGCCAATACATACGAGCCGAAGTGATCCCTTTTCTGGTTTCCCCGGTTTGGTCTTAGTTGGCATCGTCTCGCCCCTCTAGCAACGCGTCCCGAACGTCCCTATGTACAGACGAGCAGGGTGCGTCTTCTGATTGTTCATAAACCATTCATTTCCTGTACATGGTTGGGCTACATTTCCGAGTTTGTTCATGAAGTGTTCTTTTTCTGTTCATGAGCCAATCGGCATCCCGCCATGTACAGGAAATGAACTTGGTTCGTTGCACAGATTTTGTACATGCCATGGACAGCACTTGGTTCGTTGCACAGATATTGCACAGATTTTGTACAACGATGACCATTGCCTTCTAGCCTGTAATGTTCGCGGTAAGGGAGCGTTTAGGCCGTGCTATAGTCCTTCCAGACATGTTCTTATTGTATCTAATCAATAGGGCAAGTCGCGTATTGTGCGTACAGCATGGATTGCTTTCGCATCCAGCTTTCCGCCCAGCGCTGCCCCTTAATCCGCCTCCGGCTACTCAAGGGGGCAGCTCTACAGACTTCGCTCAGGGCTTCGCCCCGAGACCCCTGAAGGAGCTCCCGCTCCATGTTCAAGAAAGTCGCCAATCCGAAGTCTGCTCGCTTCTACGTCCGTTTCAAGCCGGACGAGAAGACGCTGCTAAGCGAGCAGGCGAAGAAGGCCGGCCTCACGATGAGCGAATTCGTTCGCAAGCGTGCGCTCGGAATGCCGGTCCGAGGGCGTGACATGGAAAAGGCGATCAACGAGCTGCGACGGTTGGGAGGCCTCCAGAAGCTTCTTGCCTTACAGTCCCCAACCGACGGCAAGCTGTATCAAGGGCTCCTCAAAGACATCGTGGCTGCAATTGGGAAGCTTGAAAAGGAAGGGGCCTGATGCTGGCCCCTATCTCCGGTACGCGGAGAGATGGCGGATCGAGCTTCCGCGCTCTAAAGAACTATCTTGGTTTC contains:
- a CDS encoding helix-turn-helix domain-containing protein, which gives rise to MARPIGAAVERTAKTSEEAFGRAVTELRMEKSLTQDDLAHALGYHLSYIGQIERGRKSPTLRTMVNIAQVFGIPLSQLISLAEQHQNAL
- a CDS encoding plasmid mobilization protein, whose product is MFKKVANPKSARFYVRFKPDEKTLLSEQAKKAGLTMSEFVRKRALGMPVRGRDMEKAINELRRLGGLQKLLALQSPTDGKLYQGLLKDIVAAIGKLEKEGA
- a CDS encoding replication protein RepA, with the translated sequence MARKPKGDALKGSYADKLIDAAVDIRMSPEAVERSYMARQLVQCTLPHSDPGDVSVWARTNGHLTLAIRPYVDLKTRKPLYPYGSIPRLLLFWLVTEATQKKNRRIRLGNSLDSFMREIGLSPRTGGGKRGDAARLHSQMERLFRAIVTFEDKREWSKSYVDMQIAPRGTLWWDPARSQQDNLWESWVELGEDFYAAITAAPVPVDMRALRALKRSPLALDLYAWLAHTAFSANRKREPRIIPWEGLHGQMGAEYAEVRQFRAKVLLALKKIQLVYPTLKLETTTSALIVHPSPTAIPAKS
- a CDS encoding metallophosphatase domain-containing protein, producing the protein MPTKTKPGKPEKGSLRLVCIGDTHGFHRRLSVPAGDILIHSGDFDGRTIEEVDDFNAWLGSLPFRHKLVIAGNHDLLFDRKPKLARAHLTEAIYLQDSGVRLEGMNFWGSPVNSVIGEEWAFGVERGASMRKHWDRIPEDTDVLITHEAPYGTLDKNDILGRYHGCQNLLGALLRVKPKLHVFGHIHGGHGRESAWNMTLVNCAVVNNRRILTHAPTVIELIR